A stretch of the Kushneria konosiri genome encodes the following:
- the trpE gene encoding anthranilate synthase component I: MTSERFAELAAEGYNRIPVTLEVLADLETPLSTYLKLADAPWSFLLESVTGGEKWGRYSIIGLPCRERIEVSGFTVRHYVDGYLQGATEVEDPLEWIEQFRRRFRAPETSEAMRFDGGLVGYFGYDTIRLIEPRLRGVEKPDPIDVPDILLMVADELVVFDNLSGRLTLLVHADPANDNALEQARERLAALEYQLRHTPINTTSPGTGRNSVAEEDFFASFSEQGYKDAVARIREYVAAGDLMQCVPSQRMTIAYQAPPLDLYRALRSLNPSPYMFFFNLDDHHVVGASPEILARLDHDEITLRPIAGTRHRGASEEEDRALEQELLSDPKEIAEHVMLIDLGRNDVGRISEPGSVELTDKMTIERYSHVMHIVSNVTGRIKPSLGPMDVLRATFPAGTLSGAPKVRALEVIDELEPVKRGIYSGAVGYLSWQGNMDMAIAIRTAVIKNGELHVQAGGGIVSDSDPDNEWQETLNKRRAMFRAVAMAERGLDNLE, from the coding sequence ATGACATCCGAGCGCTTCGCCGAACTCGCCGCTGAAGGCTACAACCGTATTCCGGTTACCCTCGAGGTACTGGCCGATCTTGAAACGCCCCTGTCCACGTATTTAAAGCTTGCCGATGCCCCATGGAGCTTTCTGCTCGAGTCGGTCACGGGCGGTGAGAAGTGGGGCCGCTATTCCATTATAGGATTGCCGTGTCGCGAGCGCATCGAGGTCAGCGGCTTTACCGTTCGCCACTATGTGGATGGCTATCTGCAGGGGGCCACCGAAGTCGAAGACCCGCTGGAGTGGATTGAACAGTTTCGTCGCCGCTTCCGGGCACCCGAGACTTCGGAAGCAATGCGCTTTGATGGTGGGCTGGTCGGCTATTTCGGCTATGACACTATTCGTTTGATCGAGCCACGCCTGCGCGGGGTGGAAAAGCCCGATCCGATTGATGTGCCGGATATCCTGCTGATGGTGGCCGATGAGCTGGTCGTGTTTGATAACCTCTCCGGTCGTCTGACCCTGCTGGTGCATGCCGACCCTGCCAATGACAATGCCCTTGAGCAGGCTCGGGAGCGCCTGGCAGCCCTCGAGTATCAGCTGCGTCACACCCCGATCAACACGACAAGCCCCGGTACCGGTCGCAATTCGGTGGCCGAGGAAGACTTTTTTGCCAGCTTTTCCGAGCAGGGCTACAAGGACGCCGTGGCACGTATTCGCGAGTACGTTGCGGCCGGCGATCTGATGCAGTGCGTGCCTTCTCAGCGCATGACCATCGCCTATCAGGCACCACCGCTGGATCTGTATCGCGCGCTACGCAGTCTTAATCCCTCTCCCTACATGTTCTTTTTCAATCTCGATGATCATCATGTCGTTGGGGCATCGCCCGAGATTCTGGCTCGACTGGATCATGATGAAATCACGCTGCGACCGATTGCCGGTACTCGTCACCGGGGCGCCAGCGAAGAAGAGGACCGTGCACTTGAGCAGGAGCTGCTCAGTGATCCCAAGGAGATCGCCGAGCACGTCATGCTGATTGATCTTGGTCGCAACGACGTAGGCCGTATCAGCGAGCCCGGCTCGGTCGAGCTGACCGATAAAATGACCATCGAGCGCTACTCGCATGTCATGCATATCGTCTCCAATGTCACCGGCCGCATCAAGCCGTCACTGGGGCCGATGGATGTGCTGCGCGCCACCTTCCCGGCCGGCACGCTGTCCGGGGCGCCCAAGGTGCGTGCGCTGGAAGTCATCGACGAGCTCGAGCCGGTCAAGCGCGGCATCTACTCAGGTGCCGTAGGGTATCTCTCCTGGCAGGGCAACATGGACATGGCAATCGCCATTCGAACTGCCGTGATCAAGAACGGAGAGCTTCATGTGCAGGCCGGTGGTGGTATCGTGTCCGACTCCGATCCGGACAATGAATGGCAGGAGACGCTGAACAAGCGTCGTGCCATGTTCCGCGCCGTTGCCATGGCAGAGCGTGGGCTGGACAACCTCGAATAG
- a CDS encoding phosphoglycolate phosphatase, with the protein MHDALNDIDLILYDLDGTLIDSAPDLARAIDEMMQAMELSPVGIERVRDWVGNGSRRLVERALLHAGAFGESGPDCQQLDEALALFMDFYAQHPVSQTHCYPGVIECLKAQRERGIAQTLVTNKPSRFIDTILESMGLEGFFSHVLGGDSLAQKKPDPAPLAYIAHALNVPPERVLMVGDSRSDVQAARAFGCRCLAVTHGYNHGEPIAALNPDHLLDSLGELV; encoded by the coding sequence ATGCACGATGCACTCAACGATATTGATCTGATTCTTTATGATCTTGATGGCACGCTGATCGATTCGGCGCCGGATCTGGCCCGCGCCATCGATGAAATGATGCAGGCCATGGAGCTTTCGCCTGTCGGGATTGAGCGGGTTCGTGACTGGGTCGGCAACGGCTCGCGGCGGCTGGTCGAACGAGCGCTACTGCATGCTGGCGCCTTCGGTGAGTCCGGCCCCGACTGCCAGCAACTCGATGAGGCTCTGGCGCTGTTCATGGATTTCTACGCGCAGCATCCAGTATCACAGACCCATTGCTATCCAGGCGTTATCGAGTGCCTGAAAGCCCAGCGCGAACGCGGCATCGCCCAGACGCTGGTCACCAACAAGCCGTCGCGCTTTATCGATACCATTCTTGAGTCCATGGGCCTTGAGGGCTTTTTCTCCCATGTGCTGGGCGGCGATTCACTGGCACAAAAAAAGCCCGATCCGGCACCGCTTGCATATATCGCACATGCGCTGAATGTCCCCCCCGAACGGGTGTTGATGGTCGGGGATTCACGCAGTGACGTGCAGGCGGCCAGAGCCTTTGGATGCCGCTGTCTGGCGGTCACCCATGGCTACAATCATGGCGAGCCCATTGCTGCCCTGAACCCCGACCATCTTCTTGATTCACTTGGAGAACTCGTTTAG
- a CDS encoding NAD(P)/FAD-dependent oxidoreductase, whose protein sequence is MSIPRIVVVGGGAGGFELVTRLGRKLGKAGKAEIVLVDRNPTHIWKPLLHEVAVGVMDSSMDEVSYQGHSANAGYRYQIGTLCGLDREHRQIRLAAMHDDKDREVLPERRLDYDYLVLSVGSVSNDFGTPGVADHCYFLDSVRQAEAFRKQMLNTFLRCSNREESGKSGMSVAIVGGGATGVELSAELLNATQMLHGYGFSRIGRQQLKIHLLEAAPRVLPALPERISQSVHRELERLGVEIHTDTRVTQADENGFEIADGSRIDADLTVWAAGVRGPSILSELGLSTQRNHQVIVHQTMQSVDDDRIFALGDCAACPQPGDKMVPPRAQAAHQQANTLYKNLKATMAGRELKDFHYKDMGSLISLAHFDAVGNLMRGASAKGVLVEGWMAKIFYASLYRMHQAAIHGYTRTGIRILVDRINTIIRPRLKLH, encoded by the coding sequence ATGTCGATCCCTCGCATTGTGGTGGTCGGTGGCGGCGCCGGCGGTTTTGAGCTGGTAACACGTCTTGGACGAAAACTTGGCAAGGCCGGCAAGGCCGAAATCGTTCTGGTCGATCGCAACCCGACCCACATCTGGAAACCACTGCTGCACGAAGTGGCCGTCGGCGTCATGGACTCAAGCATGGATGAAGTGTCGTATCAGGGACACTCGGCCAATGCCGGCTATCGCTATCAGATCGGCACACTATGCGGTCTTGATCGCGAACATCGCCAGATCCGTCTGGCCGCCATGCACGACGACAAGGATCGCGAGGTGCTGCCCGAACGACGACTCGATTACGATTATCTGGTGCTTTCGGTCGGCAGCGTTTCCAACGACTTCGGCACCCCGGGTGTGGCCGACCACTGCTATTTTCTGGACAGCGTCCGCCAGGCAGAAGCCTTTCGCAAGCAGATGCTCAACACCTTTCTGCGCTGCAGCAATCGGGAAGAATCCGGCAAGTCCGGCATGTCGGTGGCCATCGTGGGCGGCGGTGCCACGGGCGTGGAGCTCTCCGCCGAGCTTCTCAACGCCACTCAGATGCTGCACGGCTACGGCTTTAGCCGCATCGGTCGTCAGCAGCTCAAGATCCACCTGCTGGAAGCCGCCCCCCGGGTCCTGCCCGCCCTGCCCGAGCGCATCAGCCAGTCGGTGCACCGCGAGCTTGAGCGGCTTGGCGTCGAGATCCATACCGATACCCGTGTCACCCAGGCCGACGAAAACGGATTCGAGATTGCCGATGGCTCACGCATCGATGCCGACCTGACCGTCTGGGCAGCCGGCGTTCGCGGTCCCTCGATCCTTTCCGAGCTGGGACTTTCCACCCAGCGCAATCATCAGGTCATTGTTCACCAGACCATGCAGAGCGTGGATGACGATCGCATCTTTGCCCTCGGCGACTGTGCGGCCTGCCCGCAGCCGGGCGACAAAATGGTCCCCCCGCGCGCCCAGGCCGCGCACCAGCAGGCCAATACGCTCTACAAGAATCTGAAAGCGACCATGGCCGGACGTGAGCTGAAAGACTTTCACTACAAGGACATGGGCTCGCTGATCTCGCTGGCGCATTTCGACGCCGTGGGCAATCTCATGCGCGGAGCGTCTGCAAAAGGCGTGCTGGTCGAGGGCTGGATGGCCAAGATCTTCTACGCTTCGCTGTATCGCATGCACCAGGCCGCCATTCATGGCTATACACGCACCGGCATTCGTATACTGGTGGATCGCATCAATACGATCATTCGCCCACGGCTTAAACTGCATTGA
- a CDS encoding sugar phosphate isomerase/epimerase family protein, whose protein sequence is MGPVIICTSAFGADLVKQLGQAGVLEHIREAGAQGVEIREELLSDQDLPLSRLREAIEQASLSCVYSAATPLFDKQSRLNTDEMHQSLARANELGARWIKFGLGQLCAECIDDGAATLKNELADHSLPVLIENDQTSCGGDPLIHAALHRALESDALGTTLDLGNGYWTDHDLSQAASRLGARVRYVHCKAVTHINGQPRACPPDDAARAHWSALWHHFPAEVPRAIEFPLDHDNVSATARHVEQLKSLA, encoded by the coding sequence ATGGGACCGGTAATAATCTGTACTTCTGCCTTTGGCGCCGATCTGGTCAAACAGCTGGGGCAGGCAGGCGTTCTTGAACATATCAGGGAGGCCGGCGCACAAGGCGTCGAAATTCGTGAAGAATTGCTGAGCGATCAGGATCTGCCCCTGAGCCGACTGCGTGAAGCCATTGAACAGGCCTCACTGAGCTGTGTTTACTCTGCGGCCACGCCGCTTTTTGACAAACAAAGCCGGCTCAATACCGACGAGATGCATCAGTCACTGGCACGCGCCAATGAGCTGGGGGCACGATGGATAAAGTTCGGACTCGGCCAGCTGTGCGCCGAGTGCATCGATGACGGTGCGGCCACCCTCAAAAACGAGCTTGCCGATCACTCCCTGCCGGTCCTGATTGAAAACGATCAGACGTCCTGCGGCGGTGACCCACTGATTCATGCCGCGCTGCACAGGGCGCTGGAATCCGATGCGCTTGGAACGACCCTGGATCTCGGTAACGGCTACTGGACGGATCACGATCTCTCACAGGCGGCAAGCCGTTTGGGTGCCAGGGTACGCTATGTGCATTGCAAGGCCGTCACCCATATCAACGGCCAGCCCAGGGCCTGCCCACCGGACGACGCCGCGCGCGCGCACTGGTCCGCGCTCTGGCATCATTTTCCGGCGGAGGTACCGCGCGCCATCGAGTTTCCGCTGGATCATGACAATGTCAGTGCCACCGCGCGTCATGTCGAACAGTTGAAATCGCTTGCCTGA
- a CDS encoding 2-hydroxyacid dehydrogenase — protein MSSKKTVIVYQRALKPALQEKLERECHVLDFSQTKGLTQNSEFKKALSQAHALIGSSVNLPPELLDQAPHLEVVSSISVGVDNYDVDYLSRRGIVLCHTPDVLTETTADTAFLLILASARRAVEMAEMVRKGEWTGGVAEPHFGVDVQGKKLGIVGMGRIGAAIARRGRFGFNMAVSYHNRSRHEDFERELGADWKELDDLLRDADFVCVTVPLSDATRHMFGKHEFELMGKDTIFVNIARGGVVNEPAMIEALKNGTIRAAGLDVFETEPLPADSPLAHMNNVVALPHIGSATHETRYAMAELAVDNALAVLKGEKPRAPYNWETLKR, from the coding sequence ATGTCTTCGAAGAAAACCGTCATTGTGTACCAGCGTGCCCTGAAACCGGCCCTGCAGGAAAAGCTTGAGCGGGAGTGCCATGTACTGGATTTCTCGCAGACCAAGGGCCTGACCCAGAACAGCGAGTTCAAAAAGGCACTGTCTCAGGCCCATGCCCTGATCGGCTCCAGCGTTAATCTACCCCCCGAACTGCTGGATCAGGCGCCTCATCTTGAAGTGGTTTCGAGCATCTCGGTGGGCGTGGACAACTATGATGTCGACTACCTCAGCAGGCGTGGGATCGTACTTTGCCATACGCCGGATGTGCTGACGGAAACCACCGCGGATACCGCCTTTTTACTGATTCTGGCAAGCGCCCGTCGAGCGGTTGAAATGGCGGAAATGGTAAGAAAGGGAGAGTGGACCGGTGGTGTCGCCGAGCCTCATTTCGGTGTGGACGTGCAGGGCAAGAAGCTCGGCATTGTCGGCATGGGGCGTATCGGTGCCGCGATTGCGCGACGCGGCAGGTTCGGCTTCAACATGGCGGTGAGCTATCACAACCGCTCACGTCATGAGGATTTCGAACGCGAGCTGGGCGCCGACTGGAAAGAGCTTGATGACCTGCTTCGCGATGCTGATTTCGTCTGTGTCACCGTGCCGCTCTCTGATGCCACGCGCCACATGTTTGGCAAGCATGAATTCGAGCTGATGGGCAAGGACACCATCTTCGTCAATATTGCTCGTGGCGGAGTGGTGAATGAGCCGGCCATGATCGAGGCGCTGAAAAATGGCACCATCCGTGCCGCAGGTCTTGATGTCTTCGAAACCGAGCCTCTGCCTGCTGATTCTCCGCTGGCGCACATGAACAATGTCGTGGCCCTGCCCCATATTGGCTCAGCCACACATGAAACCCGTTATGCCATGGCGGAACTGGCCGTAGATAATGCTCTGGCCGTACTCAAGGGCGAAAAGCCCCGGGCGCCCTATAACTGGGAGACCCTCAAACGCTGA
- a CDS encoding GIY-YIG nuclease family protein, with amino-acid sequence MVCRTEQDDEATIKVWSLYIIENRLGHLYTGVTTDVARRFREHQSDGGRCARSLRGKGPLRLRFSCLVGDKGRALSIERRVKKLSRSGRLAIIEKGQLPVD; translated from the coding sequence ATGGTCTGTCGGACTGAGCAGGATGATGAGGCGACCATCAAGGTCTGGTCGCTTTACATCATCGAAAATCGGCTGGGGCATCTATATACCGGCGTAACCACGGACGTGGCACGCCGTTTCAGGGAGCACCAGAGCGATGGTGGCCGATGTGCACGATCACTGAGAGGCAAGGGGCCGCTGCGCCTGCGCTTCTCCTGCCTGGTAGGTGATAAAGGGCGGGCACTCAGTATTGAACGGCGTGTGAAGAAACTCTCGCGTTCCGGGCGTCTGGCCATCATCGAAAAGGGACAGCTTCCCGTGGATTGA
- the rpe gene encoding ribulose-phosphate 3-epimerase, whose translation MQQPFRIAPSILSADFARLGQEVDDVLASGADMIHFDVMDNHYVPNLSFGPAVCHALRNYGVTAEIDVHLMVSPVDDLIRAFLDAGANHITFHPEASLHVDRSLQLILDGGATAGLALNPATPLSTLDHVLDKLSMLLVMTVNPGFGGQSFIPAMMDKLRLARAMIDATGNAIRLEVDGGINADNIGEIARAGADTFVSGSSIFAQRSDSDPNRYDSILRAFREPLDGLSD comes from the coding sequence GTGCAACAACCCTTCAGGATCGCACCTTCCATTCTGTCTGCAGACTTTGCCCGTCTGGGACAGGAGGTGGATGATGTGCTGGCCAGCGGCGCCGACATGATTCATTTCGACGTCATGGACAACCACTATGTTCCCAACCTGAGCTTTGGGCCGGCGGTCTGTCATGCCCTGCGCAATTACGGCGTGACCGCCGAGATCGATGTCCACCTGATGGTATCCCCGGTCGATGATCTGATCCGCGCCTTTCTGGATGCCGGTGCCAACCACATTACCTTCCACCCGGAAGCCAGCCTGCATGTCGACCGCTCCCTGCAGCTGATTCTTGATGGTGGCGCCACCGCAGGTCTTGCGCTCAATCCAGCGACCCCGCTTTCAACGCTCGACCATGTGCTCGACAAGCTGTCGATGCTGCTGGTCATGACGGTCAATCCGGGCTTTGGTGGGCAATCCTTCATTCCGGCCATGATGGACAAGCTGCGTCTGGCGCGCGCCATGATCGACGCCACCGGCAACGCCATTCGTCTTGAAGTCGATGGCGGCATCAACGCCGACAACATTGGCGAGATTGCTCGTGCAGGCGCAGATACCTTTGTCTCCGGTTCTTCCATCTTTGCCCAGCGCAGTGATAGCGACCCGAACCGTTACGACTCGATCCTGCGCGCCTTCAGGGAACCGCTGGATGGTCTGTCGGACTGA
- the ggt gene encoding gamma-glutamyltransferase translates to MPGIQRSALACLLLMLLPSLASAQPPIIEGERFHSESGQHAMVVTSHELASRVGRDILRQGGNAVDAAVAIGFALAVVQPRSGNIGGGGFMVISDEKSGEVTSIDYRETAPAGSFRTMFQDEQGNVIEEASRYSANASGVPGTVSGMAMALERYGSMPLEQVMAPAIRLARDGFAIPGRFADGLNGSREQLEKNEGTRRLFYKADGSDWRSGEVFKQPELAATLERIAQNGPREFYEGETADYLIDTIKAHGGVMTLEDLRDYRAIERAPVHGNYRGYDIYAMAPPSSGGVHTVQILNMLENDDLTATGFGSAATMHLMSEAMRRAYADRSKYLGDPDFFDVPVDALTSKAYARALRQQISLDRATPSADIGPGNITPHESNETTHYSVADDSGLAVSNTYTLNFSYGSGIAVEKAGFLLNNEMDDFSAKPGVPNAYGLIGGEANAVEPGKRMLSSMTPTIVKHDGKNFLITGSPGGSRIITTTLGVISNVIDHGMNIQSAVSAPRFHDQWLPDELRIEDGFSPDTVRILENMGHHVVQKSAMGASQSILINDSGFYGGADPRRETSSALGL, encoded by the coding sequence ATGCCGGGAATACAACGATCAGCACTGGCCTGCCTGCTGTTGATGCTTTTGCCGTCACTGGCCAGTGCCCAGCCACCCATCATCGAAGGCGAGCGCTTTCACTCCGAATCCGGCCAGCACGCAATGGTCGTTACCAGCCATGAACTGGCAAGCCGTGTCGGCCGCGATATCCTGCGCCAGGGTGGCAATGCCGTAGACGCCGCGGTCGCCATCGGCTTTGCGCTGGCCGTGGTTCAGCCACGCTCGGGCAATATTGGCGGCGGCGGCTTCATGGTGATTTCCGATGAAAAAAGCGGTGAAGTGACCTCGATCGATTATCGCGAGACCGCACCTGCCGGATCCTTCAGGACCATGTTTCAGGATGAGCAAGGCAATGTCATCGAGGAGGCTTCGCGCTATTCCGCTAACGCCTCGGGCGTCCCCGGTACGGTCTCCGGCATGGCGATGGCGCTTGAGCGCTACGGCTCAATGCCCCTTGAGCAGGTCATGGCACCGGCCATCCGGCTGGCACGCGATGGCTTTGCCATTCCCGGGCGCTTTGCCGACGGCCTGAATGGTAGCCGCGAGCAGCTGGAAAAAAATGAGGGCACGCGCCGTTTGTTCTACAAGGCCGATGGCAGTGACTGGCGTTCAGGAGAGGTCTTCAAACAGCCCGAACTGGCCGCCACGCTGGAACGTATCGCCCAGAACGGCCCGCGCGAATTCTATGAAGGCGAAACGGCCGACTATCTGATCGACACCATCAAGGCACACGGCGGCGTCATGACCCTTGAAGACCTCAGGGATTATCGTGCCATCGAGCGTGCTCCGGTGCATGGTAATTACCGGGGATATGATATCTACGCGATGGCGCCCCCCTCCTCCGGCGGCGTTCACACCGTGCAGATATTGAATATGCTGGAAAACGATGATCTTACTGCCACGGGCTTTGGCTCCGCTGCCACCATGCATCTGATGAGTGAGGCCATGCGGCGTGCCTATGCCGACCGCTCAAAATACCTGGGCGATCCAGACTTTTTCGACGTGCCGGTCGATGCGCTAACGTCAAAGGCCTATGCCCGCGCACTTCGTCAGCAGATTTCTCTTGACCGGGCGACGCCCTCTGCGGATATCGGGCCGGGCAATATCACGCCCCATGAATCCAATGAAACCACGCATTACTCGGTCGCTGATGACTCGGGACTGGCGGTATCCAATACCTATACCCTCAATTTCAGCTATGGCTCCGGCATTGCCGTGGAAAAAGCCGGCTTTCTGCTCAACAACGAAATGGATGATTTTTCAGCCAAGCCGGGCGTTCCCAATGCCTACGGCCTGATTGGTGGCGAAGCCAATGCCGTGGAACCCGGCAAGCGCATGCTGTCCTCCATGACGCCTACCATCGTCAAACACGACGGCAAGAACTTTTTGATTACCGGTAGTCCGGGCGGCTCTCGCATCATTACGACCACGCTTGGGGTGATCAGCAACGTCATTGATCATGGCATGAACATTCAGTCGGCCGTCAGCGCCCCACGCTTTCACGACCAGTGGCTACCCGATGAACTCCGCATCGAGGACGGTTTTAGTCCGGATACCGTGCGTATTCTGGAGAACATGGGCCATCACGTGGTTCAGAAATCGGCCATGGGCGCCAGCCAGTCGATTCTGATCAACGACAGTGGGTTTTATGGCGGCGCCGACCCACGTCGTGAAACGTCCTCCGCCCTTGGGCTATAA
- the cysP gene encoding thiosulfate ABC transporter substrate-binding protein CysP, with translation MSVRSTLLRRVVATAALSMALGSTPAFSADRELLNASYDIARELFAELNPQFVEHWQEAHGESVDIKQTHAGSSTQARAILQGLRADVVTFNQVTDVDVLAQKGQLIPKDWQTRLPNYSSPYYSTMAFLVRKGNPKNIHGWSDLAGDDVALVFPNPKTSGNGRYTYLAAWASSNHDNGGDNDATRDYMKKMLANVEVFDTGGRGATTTFAERGIGDVLITFESEANNIRNQYGPDDYEVVVPPVDVMAEFPVTWIDKNVERNGTEDLARGYLEYLYSPEAQRTLAQYYYRVNNDDISEEFADRFPQTTLLRIEDAFGSWENVMQTHFASGGELDQLQRR, from the coding sequence ATGTCCGTACGCTCGACCCTTTTACGTCGCGTGGTGGCCACCGCTGCGCTAAGCATGGCACTGGGCAGCACGCCGGCCTTCAGCGCCGACCGCGAGCTGCTCAACGCCTCCTACGATATCGCGCGTGAACTCTTTGCCGAACTCAACCCGCAATTCGTCGAGCACTGGCAGGAAGCGCACGGGGAGTCGGTCGATATCAAGCAGACCCATGCCGGCTCTTCAACCCAGGCACGCGCCATCCTGCAGGGGCTTCGCGCCGATGTCGTCACCTTCAACCAGGTCACCGATGTCGATGTTCTGGCACAAAAGGGCCAGTTGATCCCGAAGGACTGGCAGACACGGCTGCCCAACTACAGCTCGCCCTATTACTCGACCATGGCGTTTCTGGTCAGAAAGGGAAATCCGAAAAACATTCACGGCTGGTCGGATCTGGCCGGCGATGACGTGGCGCTGGTCTTCCCCAACCCCAAGACCTCCGGCAACGGGCGCTACACCTATCTGGCCGCCTGGGCGTCAAGCAATCACGACAATGGCGGTGACAACGACGCCACTCGTGACTACATGAAGAAAATGCTGGCCAATGTCGAAGTCTTTGACACCGGCGGACGTGGTGCCACCACCACGTTTGCCGAGCGCGGCATTGGCGATGTGCTAATCACGTTTGAATCGGAAGCCAACAACATTCGCAACCAGTATGGCCCGGACGACTACGAGGTCGTGGTACCGCCGGTCGATGTCATGGCCGAATTTCCGGTCACCTGGATCGACAAGAACGTCGAGCGCAACGGTACCGAGGATCTGGCCAGGGGCTATCTGGAATACCTCTACTCGCCCGAAGCGCAGCGCACGCTGGCGCAGTACTACTATCGCGTCAACAATGACGACATCAGCGAGGAGTTTGCCGATCGCTTCCCGCAGACCACGCTGCTGCGCATCGAGGACGCCTTCGGGAGCTGGGAAAATGTGATGCAGACACATTTCGCCAGCGGGGGTGAACTCGACCAGCTGCAGCGACGTTAA
- the cysT gene encoding sulfate ABC transporter permease subunit CysT, protein MRARAARVLPGFSLSLGVTLLFVSLILLLPMTSLIGQLSTLSWSQYWAAITDPRLIASYRVTILAALAASLFNALFGLLMAWVLARYTFPGKRILDALMDLPFALPTAVAGITLATLYSRNGAVGSLLEPLGIEVAYTWLGIALAMAFTSVPFVVRTVQPVLEDLPGQADEAALTLGASNLYAFRRVILPHIWPAVVTGTGLSFARSLGEFGAVIFIAGNMPYRTEVVSLMMATRLEEYDYAGAAAIASLVMLVSLLLLLAINLWQGRFYRRLHGGRH, encoded by the coding sequence ATGCGTGCCCGTGCTGCCCGGGTCCTGCCGGGCTTTTCGCTGTCGCTGGGTGTGACACTGCTGTTCGTGTCGTTGATTCTGCTGCTGCCGATGACCAGCCTCATCGGCCAGCTGTCAACGCTGTCATGGTCGCAGTACTGGGCGGCCATCACCGACCCGCGTCTGATCGCAAGCTATCGGGTCACGATTCTGGCAGCACTGGCCGCCTCGCTGTTCAATGCGCTGTTCGGGCTTTTGATGGCCTGGGTACTGGCACGCTATACGTTTCCGGGCAAGCGCATCCTTGATGCGCTGATGGATCTGCCCTTCGCCCTGCCCACGGCCGTGGCCGGCATTACCCTGGCCACGCTCTACTCCCGCAATGGCGCCGTAGGCAGCCTGCTTGAACCGCTGGGGATCGAGGTCGCCTATACCTGGCTCGGGATTGCACTCGCCATGGCCTTTACCAGCGTGCCCTTTGTGGTGCGCACCGTACAGCCGGTGCTTGAAGACCTGCCCGGTCAGGCCGATGAGGCCGCGCTGACGCTGGGGGCCAGCAACCTGTATGCCTTCCGCCGGGTCATCCTGCCCCACATCTGGCCGGCCGTGGTGACCGGCACCGGGCTCTCCTTCGCCCGATCGCTGGGCGAGTTCGGCGCGGTCATCTTTATTGCCGGTAACATGCCCTATCGCACCGAAGTGGTCTCTCTGATGATGGCCACCCGCCTTGAAGAGTATGACTACGCAGGCGCCGCCGCCATCGCCTCACTGGTGATGCTGGTCTCCCTGCTGCTGTTGCTGGCCATCAATCTCTGGCAGGGACGCTTTTATCGTCGTCTGCATGGCGGGAGGCACTGA
- the cysW gene encoding sulfate ABC transporter permease subunit CysW: protein MKRIGDGTATRVGLIGLAVVLTTLFLVIPLAGIFYQAFAEGLAPFWQNLTSSFTREAIGLTLLIALLTVPINLIFGIFLAWLVTRFAFPGRRLLQTLIDIPFAVSPVVAGLLYLLLYGRTGWLGSMLSEHDVQLMFAWPGMVLVTVFVTCPFVARELIPLMQAQGSAEEEAGVTLGASGWTLFRRITLPNIRWALVYGVILTNARAIGEFGAVSVVSGSIRGETINLPLQVELLYQDYNTVGAFTSAALLAALAIVTLIIKAVLEWHTHRREKTA from the coding sequence ATGAAGCGTATCGGTGATGGCACGGCCACACGCGTGGGACTGATCGGGCTTGCCGTGGTCCTGACGACGCTGTTTCTGGTCATACCGCTGGCCGGCATTTTCTACCAGGCGTTTGCCGAAGGTCTGGCGCCCTTCTGGCAGAACCTGACCAGCAGCTTTACCAGAGAAGCGATCGGACTGACGCTTCTGATCGCACTTCTGACCGTGCCGATCAACCTGATTTTCGGCATTTTTCTGGCCTGGCTGGTCACCCGTTTTGCTTTCCCCGGCCGGCGACTGCTGCAAACGCTGATCGATATTCCCTTTGCGGTATCCCCGGTCGTGGCAGGTCTGCTTTATCTACTGCTATACGGCCGTACCGGCTGGCTGGGCAGCATGCTGTCCGAACACGACGTGCAGCTGATGTTTGCCTGGCCCGGCATGGTGCTGGTGACCGTTTTTGTCACCTGCCCGTTCGTGGCACGTGAGCTGATTCCGCTGATGCAGGCGCAGGGCAGTGCCGAAGAAGAGGCCGGTGTCACGCTGGGCGCCAGCGGCTGGACCCTGTTTAGACGCATCACCCTGCCCAATATTCGCTGGGCACTGGTGTACGGCGTCATTCTGACCAATGCCCGCGCCATCGGTGAGTTCGGCGCCGTCTCGGTGGTTTCGGGCAGCATTCGTGGCGAGACCATCAATCTGCCGTTGCAGGTGGAGCTTTTGTATCAGGATTACAACACGGTGGGCGCCTTCACCAGCGCTGCACTGCTGGCGGCACTTGCCATCGTGACGCTGATCATCAAGGCCGTGCTTGAGTGGCATACCCATCGTCGGGAGAAAACAGCATGA